One genomic window of Melanotaenia boesemani isolate fMelBoe1 chromosome 20, fMelBoe1.pri, whole genome shotgun sequence includes the following:
- the LOC121631544 gene encoding cytochrome c oxidase subunit 8A, mitochondrial-like translates to MSFIFKRPSLTRLLKTQQQNQRSTICSKPPKEKIGPVQSVFALCVFAVTLLAPAGWILRHIPDYRQRSPPHP, encoded by the exons ATGTCTTTTATCTTCAAGAGACCTTCACTAACCCGGTTGCTGAAAACCCAACAGCAGAACCAAAGGTCAACCATCTGCAGCAAGCCACCAAAGGAAAAGATCGGACCAGTG CAGTCTGTCTTTgcgctgtgtgtgtttgctgtgacTCTCCTGGCACCGGCTGGATGGATTTTGCGTCACATCCCAGACTACAGACAGAGATCACCTCCACATCCCTGA
- the btbd7 gene encoding BTB/POZ domain-containing protein 7, protein MGANGSSYPHSCSPRIGGNSQAQQTFIGTSSYSQQGYGWESKLYSLEHGHERPTDRKKKSLGLATLKRRFIKRRKSSRSADHARQMRELLSGWDVRDTNALVEEYEGTAALKELSFQASLARAEAPSLQRDLAALYQHKYCTDVDLIFQSTCFPAHRAILAARCPFFKTLLSSSPGYGAEVLMDIETAGIDVPMFSALLHYLYTGEFGVGGAEDTRLQNVDVLVQLSEEFGTPNSLEADMKGLFDYMCYYDALLSFSSDSEMIESCNERGAVAAAPAAGLGGSGAPGTPDEDLRAHKAILSARSPFFRNLLQRRIRTGEEMTERTLQTPTRIVLDESIIPRKYVQVILHCMYTDVVELGLVLRGSPSAGSLGEVQALVSGGRGASTRTEEAMELYHIALFLEFNMLAQGCEDIVVESLSLDSLVPILKWSSQPYGSKWVHRQAMHFLCEEFSQVVSSDVLYELNKEHLLSAIQSDYLQASEQDILKYVVKWGEQQLIKRMADREPNLLSGTAHSVNKRGVKRRDLDVEELKEILSPLLPFIRTEHILPPNSDVLADALKRGLISTPPSDMLPTAEGGKANAWLRQKNAGIYVRPRLFSPYVEEAKSVLDEMMVEQTDLVRLRLVRMSNVPDTLYMVNNAVPQCCHMINHQQMAVNSSTAPSVVANEIPVPSLSVVKYMIRRLHELRHTEQVQRAYALNCGEGATVSYELQLRVLREFGLADGATELLQNPYKFFPDERFGDESPILALRQVGRCRVNSSPAMDSMFTELEGVAGFHPPLPPPPPPYHPPATPSHAQLKGAWRPRVPLPTPTRSFSYPCNRTLIQRHAATKHGSSEYSSVPRPQPPDCTNPQAMGRTLLSDQQAMTMEPVMREFMPDIALGVSVMSLREQHMAEMDREGPHSPMGPSGHHLPHGPCPSAHLSHGHGPGLSHSCKRHAPEPKLEAQAEFPDLYDFSCRPATPTSSHPLPSFAGPDLYSHSCNQSGSYPPPYVSDSQPQGHTQGRTASDPLRLDVLSIKSQRHDGVLASPSGAQPRMGLIPKGRSNETDLTHGLGHLRSPSGNMDSYEERHIGPRDAPEEMVLAGESSRTGPHQQPHRNNVSEELVRDRRSPSKPDYPYKKSAL, encoded by the exons ATGGGTGCCAATGGATCCAGCTATCCACATTCATGCTCCCCACGCATAGGGGGAAATTCACAGGCACAGCAGACTTTTATAG GGACCTCATCCTACTCTCAGCAGGGATATGGCTGGGAGTCGAAGCTGTATAGCCTGGAGCACGGCCATGAGCGTCCCACGGACAGGAAAAAGAAGAGTCTTGGTCTGGCAACTCTCAAACGGAGGTTCATCAAAAGGAGGAAGTCCAGCCGCTCAGCAGATCATGCGCGACAGATGCGTGAGCTTTTGTCAGGATGGGACGTTCGTGACACAAACGCACTGGTCGAGGAATATGAGGGAACAGCAGCCCTCAAGGAGCTGAGCTTCCAGGCCAGCCTGGCTCGTGCAGAGGCACCCAGCTTGCAGCGGGATCTGGCTGCCCTCTACCAGCACAAGTACTGCACTGATGTAGACCTCATCTTCCAAAGTACCTGCTTCCCAGCTCACAGGGCCATTTTGGCTGCTCGCTGCCCCTTTTTCAAGACATTGCTTTCCTCATCCCCTGGTTATGGAGCAGAGGTTCTCATGGACATTGAGACAGCTGGCATCGATGTTCCCATGTTTTCTGCCCTCCTTCATTACTTGTACACTGGGGAGTTTGGGGTGGGTGGAGCAGAGGACACAAGGCTGCAAAATGTGGATGTACTAGTTCAGTTAAGTGAGGAGTTTGGTACACCTAACTCCCTGGAGGCAGATATGAAGGGCTTGTTTGACTACATGTGCTACTATGACGCTCTGCTCAGCTTCTCCTCAGACTCTGAGATGATAGAGAGCTGTAATGAGAGAGGGGCTGTGGCTGCAGCACCAGCAGCGGGCTTAGGAGGCAGCGGGGCCCCAGGGACCCCAGACGAGGACCTCAGAGCACACAAGGCTATTCTCTCAGCACGCTCCCCTTTCtttaggaaccttttgcagagACGTATTCGCACAGGAGAGGAAATGACGGAGCGCACGTTGCAGACACCCACCCGAATAGTCTTGGATGAGTCCATCATCCCACGAAAATATGTGCAGGTCATTCTCCACTGCATGTACACAGATGTAGTTGAGCTAGGGCTGGTGCTCCGTGGCAGCCCCTCAGCTGGTAGCCTCGGTGAGGTGCAAGCCCTTGTTTCAGGGGGCCGTGGTGCCAGCACACGTACTGAGGAGGCCATGGAGCTGTACCATATCGCTTTATTCTTGGAGTTCAACATGCTGGCTCAAG GATGTGAAGACATTGTTGTGGAAAGCTTGTCTCTGGACTCTCTTGTACCTATTCTGAAGTGGAGTTCCCAGCCCTACGGCTCTAAGTGGGTCCACAGGCAGGCCATGCATTTCCTCTGCGAGGAGTTCAGTCAGGTCGTCTCCTCTGATGTTCTCTACGAGCTCAACAAAGAACACCTTCTCAGCGCAATACAGTCTGACTATCTACAG GCGAGTGAACAGGACATTCTCAAGTATGTTGTTAAGTGGGGTGAGCAGCAGCTTATTAAGAGGATGGCAGACAGGG AGCCCAACCTGTTGAGCGGGACAGCCCACAGTGTTAACAAGAGGGGAGTGAAAAGGAGAGATCTGGATGTGGAAGAGCTAAAGGAGATCTTGTCTCCCCTCCTGCCCTTCATCCGGACTGAGCACATCTTGCCTCCCAACAGTGACGTCCTCGCCGACGCA CTTAAGAGGGGTTTGATAAGCACTCCACCTTCAGACATGCTGCCCACAGCCGAGGGGGGGAAAGCCAATGCCTGGTTACGCCAGAAGAACGCGGGCATTTATGTGCGTCCTCGCCTATTCTCTCCTTATGTGGAGGAAGCTAAG TCTGTGCTTGATGAAATGATGGTGGAGCAGACAGACTTGGTGCGTTTACGACTAGTGCGCATGTCCAACGTCCCAGACACACTCTACATGGTGAACAATGCTGTGCCCCAGTGCTGTCATATGATCAACCACCAGCAAATGGCAGTCAACTCAAGCACAGCTCCTTCAGTTGTGGCTAATGAAATCCCAG TTCCTTCGCTGTCTGTAGTAAAATATATGATCCGGAGGCTGCATGAACTGAGACACACAGAGCAGGTCCAGAGAGCTTATGCCCTCAACTGTGGTGAGGGAGCCACAGTCAGCTATGAGCTACAGCTGCGGGTGCTAAGAGAGTTTGGTCTGGCAGATGGAGCCACTGAGCTACTTCAG aaccCATACAAGTTCTTTCCAGATGAGCGGTTTGGAGATGAGAGTCCAATTCTGGCCCTGCGCCAGGTGGGTCGTTGTCGGGTAAACAGCAGTCCAGCCATGGATAGCATGTTCACAGAGCTGGAAGGGGTGGCAGGCTTCCACCCACCCctacctcctccacctcccccaTACCACCCCCCTGCCACACCCAGTCATGCTCAGCTCAAGGGTGCCTGGCGACCTCGTGTGCCCTTGCCGACTCCGACCAGATCCTTCTCCTATCCCTGTAACCGCACTCTGATCCAGCGCCATGCAGCCACTAAGCATGGCAGCTCAGAGTACTCCTCTGTACCCAGGCCCCAGCCCCCAGACTGCACCAACCCTCAGGCTATGGGCCGAACTTTGCTTTCAGACCAGCAAGCG ATGACCATGGAGCCTGTTATGAGAGAGTTCATGCCTGACATTGCGCTCGGCGTATCAGTCATGTCCCTGAGGGAGCAGCACATGGCAGAGATGGATAGAGAAGGCCCTCACAGCCCCATGGGTCCATCAGGCCACCACCTGCCCCATGGACCCTGCCCCTCTGCTCATCTAAGCCATGGTCATGGTCCTGGACTTAGCCACTCTTGCAAAAGACACGCTCCCGAACCTAAACTGGAGGCTCAAGCTGAGTTTCCTGACCTATATGATTTCTCCTGTCGACCTGCAACCCCCACCTCCTCTCATCCTTTGCCCTCCTTTGCAGGACCTGATCTCTACAGCCACAGCTGCAACCAATCAGGCTCCTATCCTCCCCCTTATGTTTCGGATTCTCAGCCCCAGGGCCACACGCAGGGACGTACAGCCTCTGATCCTCTACGGCTGGATGTCCTCAGTATAAAGTCTCAAAGACACGATGGAGTTCTTGCCAGCCCTTCTGGGGCCCAACCTAGGATGGGACTTATCCCTAAGGGACGATCAAATGAGACAGACCTGACTCATGGATTAGGCCATTTACGGTCCCCAAGTGGAAATATGGACAGCTATGAAGAGAGGCACATAGGACCTAGAGATGCCCCAGAAGAAATGGTTCTGGCTGGAGAATCATCTAGGACAGGGCCTCACCAACAGCCTCACAGAAACAATGTCAGTGAGGAGCTCGTCAGAGACCGCAGGTCACCCAGCAAACCTGACTACCCTTATAAGAAATCTGCACTTTAA
- the LOC121630981 gene encoding putative E3 ubiquitin-protein ligase UBR7: MAANEQNFDVEDELITEEELEQALCVLAGSDPENCSYSRGYVKRQAVFACNTCTPSSAEPAGVCLACANKCHDGHDIFELYTKRNFRCDCGNSKFGDFQCHLSPDKDDENIRNHYNHNFNGCYCTCDRPYPDIDEQDDNEMIQCVVCEDWFHSRHLGCSVAEPEELQEMVCEACMNKAPFLWTYAAHFAVPPVTNVSHSKEDEDVEVDIEGESTQSKEEPTTSDEHTMQEEEEKRSSPCKRTHEEMTCGSLKATNKSADCRLKKLQAQGLDRLRQGAVFWPYSWRSELCTCTTCKKAYVAAEVQFLMDQSDTILAYEKKGLDEPFGQHPLMALTSSMDRVQQLEVIYGFNELTTSVSAFLQQSISEGKTVTVEAVHEFFQELQARKKRKTDAGYQ; encoded by the exons ATGGCCGCTAATGAACAAAATTTCGATGTTGAAGATGAACTTATCACTGAGGAAGAACTCGAGCAGGCTCTGTGTGTTCTGGCTGGAAGCGACCCAGAAAATTGCTCTTATTCCCGG GGCTATGTAAAAAGGCAGGCAGTGTTCGCCTGCAACACTTGTACTCCCAGTTCTGCGGAGCCTGCAGGGGTCTGTCTGGCCTGTGCCAATAAATGCCATGATGGACACGATATCTTTGAGCTGTATACCAAAAG aaatttTCGCTGCGATTGTGGAAATAGCAAGTTTGGTGATTTCCAGTGTCATCTGAGTCCC GATAAAGATgatgaaaacatcagaaatCACTATAATCACAACTTTAATGGCTGCTACTGCACATGTGACCGGCCATACCCTGACATAGATGAGCAG GATGACAATGAGATGATtcagtgtgttgtatgtgaggACTGGTTTCACAGCAGG caCTTGGGCTGCTCTGTGGCTGAACCCGAAGAGTTGCAGGAAATGGTGTGTGAGGCCTGCATGAACAAAGCTCCGTTCTTGTGGACGTATGCCGCTCACTTTGCAG TACCACCTGTGACCAATGTCAGTCATTCTAAAGAGGATGAGGACGTAGAGGTTGATATTGAAGGGGAAAGCACTCAAAGTAAGGAGGAACCAACCACCAGCGATGAGCACACAATGCAGGAG gaagaggaaaagaggagTTCCCCTTGCAAACGAACCCATGAGGAAATGACATGCGGCTCTTTAAAGGCCACAAACAAAAGTgcagactgcaggctgaagaAGCTGCAGGCACAGGGGTTAGACAGGCTGAGACAAGGAGCTGTGTTCTGGCCTTACAGCTGGCGCTCTGAGCTTTGCACCTGCACAACCTGCAAG AAGGCCTATGTAGCTGCAGAAGTTCAGTTTCTCATGGATCAGTCTGACACTATTCTGGCctatgaaaaaaaaggtttggatGAACCTTTTGGGCAGCACCCATTGATGGCACTGACTAGCTCTATGGACCGTGTGCAGCAGCTAGAGGTCATTTATG GTTTCAACGAGTTGACAACTTCAGTCAGTGCATTTTTACAGCAGAGCATCTCTGAAGGAAAG ACAGTCACCGTCGAGGCTGTACATGAATTCTTCCAGGAGCTGCAAGCCAGAAAAAAACGCAAAACTGATGCAGGATATCAGTAA